One Pseudonocardia sediminis DNA window includes the following coding sequences:
- a CDS encoding ABC-ATPase domain-containing protein — translation MTRTQGDTRALASSLHGMDGASYGRYKSLTGRWTMDGFTLEVRRIQADPFAPPSRIRVDVPASTAGFPAELHDSDVRRRALGGYLLRALRRALSGTPVTVDAGGQEVLARSAIRLDDGAVRVELGVPMPGHGRRIDGKQAARTLTRDLPDAVLAALRWETADRAAAEEFVHTVEDATALREALAGNGLVAFVADGAVLPRRSGVDERPLDGAVPFASPESLRTTLTTPHAGEVTGMGVPEGVTLIVGGGYHGKSTLLRALETGVYDHVPGDGRERCVTRPDAVSVRAEDERGVERVDVSAFVSHLPSGAPTDDFSTTAASGSTSQAASTVEALEAGADVLLIDEDTSATNVMIRDARMRELIPSEPLVPFTDRVRPLHADHGVSTVLVMGGSGDYLDKADTVILMEGYVASEVTGRAHEVAAAAGPARTSEHTGFPDVTHRVFDPGSVDAEVRGRRRVTARGRARLTFGADDIDLSAVAQLVDSSQVTGIGLALAHAVHTKLLDGRRTVGEVLDGLDRDVVEDGLEGIAHGALSDYALPRRHEVAAALNRLRSARVTELRAR, via the coding sequence ATGACCCGCACCCAGGGCGACACGCGCGCGCTCGCGTCGTCGCTGCACGGCATGGACGGCGCGAGCTACGGCCGCTACAAGAGCCTGACCGGGCGGTGGACGATGGACGGCTTCACCCTCGAGGTGCGCCGGATCCAGGCCGACCCGTTCGCGCCGCCGAGCCGGATCCGGGTCGACGTGCCCGCCTCCACCGCCGGGTTCCCGGCGGAGCTGCACGACTCCGACGTCCGGCGGCGGGCCCTGGGCGGGTACCTGCTGCGGGCGTTGCGCCGGGCCCTGTCCGGCACCCCGGTCACGGTGGACGCCGGTGGCCAGGAGGTGCTGGCCCGCAGCGCGATCCGGCTCGACGACGGCGCGGTGCGGGTCGAGCTCGGCGTCCCGATGCCGGGGCACGGACGGCGGATCGACGGCAAGCAGGCCGCCCGCACACTCACCCGTGACCTCCCGGACGCCGTCCTCGCCGCGCTGCGCTGGGAGACCGCCGACCGGGCTGCCGCCGAAGAGTTCGTGCACACCGTCGAGGACGCGACGGCCCTGCGCGAGGCACTGGCCGGGAACGGCCTGGTCGCGTTCGTCGCCGACGGCGCCGTCCTGCCCCGGCGCAGCGGCGTCGACGAGCGCCCGCTCGACGGGGCCGTCCCGTTCGCCTCCCCGGAGTCGCTGCGCACCACTCTGACCACGCCGCACGCGGGCGAGGTCACCGGCATGGGCGTGCCCGAGGGCGTCACGTTGATCGTCGGCGGCGGCTACCACGGGAAGTCGACGCTGCTGCGCGCGCTGGAGACCGGCGTCTACGACCACGTGCCCGGTGACGGCCGCGAGCGCTGCGTGACCCGCCCGGACGCGGTGAGCGTGCGCGCCGAGGACGAGCGCGGCGTCGAGCGGGTGGACGTCTCGGCGTTCGTGTCGCACCTTCCCAGCGGCGCCCCGACCGACGACTTCTCGACCACCGCCGCGTCCGGGTCCACCTCACAGGCGGCGTCGACGGTCGAGGCCCTGGAGGCCGGCGCGGACGTGCTGCTCATCGACGAGGACACCTCGGCGACGAATGTCATGATCCGCGACGCCCGGATGCGGGAGCTGATCCCGTCCGAGCCGCTGGTGCCGTTCACCGACCGTGTCCGGCCGCTGCACGCCGACCACGGCGTCTCGACGGTGCTGGTCATGGGTGGGTCCGGGGACTACCTGGACAAGGCGGACACGGTGATCCTGATGGAGGGCTACGTCGCCTCCGAGGTCACCGGCCGGGCGCACGAGGTGGCGGCCGCGGCCGGCCCGGCGCGCACGAGCGAGCACACCGGCTTCCCGGACGTCACGCACCGGGTGTTCGACCCCGGCTCCGTCGACGCCGAGGTCCGCGGACGACGCAGGGTCACCGCCCGCGGGAGGGCCCGGCTGACGTTCGGCGCCGACGACATCGACCTGTCCGCCGTCGCCCAGCTCGTCGACTCCTCCCAGGTCACCGGCATCGGACTGGCCCTGGCGCACGCCGTGCACACGAAGTTGCTCGACGGGCGCCGCACGGTCGGCGAGGTGCTCGATGGGTTGGACCGCGACGTCGTCGAGGACGGGCTGGAGGGCATCGCGCACGGAGCGCTCTCGGACTACGCGCTGCCGCGCCGGCACGAGGTCGCGGCCGCGCTGAACCGCCTGCGGTCGGCCCGGGTCACGGAGCTGCGCGCCCGCTGA
- a CDS encoding DUF4232 domain-containing protein: MTARLTLAAVAAATLALAGCSSGEDWPTTAGAASSAPTTTAAAPTTDTPASNTAAGDSSGGGAEGSGSGASGGGAAGGGNSARCTTAELTGSLGPADGAAGSVNQTLILTNSGSRTCYLRGFPGVSYVGGDNGAQVGPSAVMDGPRGGDLRLGPGGSVGAAMKLANVANFDTASCRPVPVRGLRIYPPGDTASLFVPREGTGCSGTPSSGNQLAVRSLEAR, from the coding sequence ATGACGGCGCGACTGACGCTGGCCGCCGTCGCGGCGGCGACACTGGCACTCGCGGGGTGTTCGAGCGGGGAGGACTGGCCGACGACGGCGGGCGCCGCCTCCTCGGCACCGACGACGACGGCCGCCGCGCCGACCACCGACACACCGGCGAGCAACACCGCGGCCGGTGACTCGTCCGGCGGCGGCGCGGAGGGCTCGGGGAGCGGCGCGTCCGGCGGCGGGGCGGCCGGGGGCGGGAACTCCGCCCGCTGCACCACCGCGGAGCTGACGGGCTCGCTCGGCCCGGCCGACGGTGCCGCGGGTTCGGTGAACCAGACGCTGATCCTGACCAACAGCGGCTCGCGGACCTGCTACCTGCGGGGATTCCCCGGCGTGTCCTACGTCGGCGGTGACAACGGCGCCCAGGTCGGTCCGTCGGCGGTCATGGACGGCCCGCGCGGCGGCGACCTCCGGCTCGGGCCCGGTGGTTCGGTCGGTGCCGCGATGAAGCTGGCGAACGTGGCGAACTTCGACACGGCTTCGTGCCGGCCCGTCCCGGTGCGCGGGCTGCGCATCTACCCGCCGGGCGACACCGCGTCGCTGTTCGTCCCGCGCGAGGGCACCGGCTGCTCCGGGACCCCGTCGAGCGGCAACCAGCTCGCGGTGCGCTCACTCGAGGCCCGCTGA
- a CDS encoding nitroreductase/quinone reductase family protein: MAARKTGTPPRWLKPMNRVLMGVQRLGLGMKELPVLTVPGRRSGEPRYTPVSVLHLDGQRYLLVGYPGADWGRNARAAGRGTLSVGRTAEPVRLIELDAQAALPVLREWPVAFEQGAGMMRDAGVVEAVTPEAFEKIAGVCPVFRIEADPGPAGTDR; the protein is encoded by the coding sequence ATGGCCGCCCGCAAGACCGGCACCCCACCCCGCTGGCTCAAGCCGATGAACCGTGTCCTGATGGGCGTGCAACGCCTCGGCCTGGGGATGAAGGAGCTCCCCGTCCTGACCGTGCCGGGCCGTCGCTCCGGCGAGCCGCGCTACACGCCGGTCTCCGTGCTGCACCTCGACGGGCAGCGCTACCTGCTGGTCGGCTACCCCGGCGCGGACTGGGGCCGCAACGCCCGGGCTGCCGGGCGCGGGACGCTGAGCGTGGGCCGGACCGCCGAGCCGGTGCGCCTGATCGAGCTGGACGCGCAGGCGGCGCTGCCCGTCCTGCGGGAGTGGCCGGTCGCGTTCGAACAGGGAGCCGGGATGATGCGCGACGCGGGCGTGGTCGAGGCCGTCACGCCCGAGGCGTTCGAGAAGATCGCCGGCGTCTGCCCGGTGTTCCGGATCGAGGCCGACCCCGGCCCGGCGGGCACCGACCGATGA
- a CDS encoding ATP-binding cassette domain-containing protein, producing the protein MSTSVPASAFISVTGARENNLRDVSLTIPKRAITAFVGVSGSGKSSLVFDTIAAEAQRQLNETFSAFVRGFLPKLGQPDADLIEDLSTAIVVDQKRLGGGSRSTLGTVSDINPLLRLLFSRRSVPYVGPGFDFSFNLPGGMCPGCAGIGRQVRLDHAKMFDRAKSLNEGAILHRDFAVDSWYWHVYAQSGKFDNDLPLAEYTDEEWQLLLWGADEKVALATTGRKTLNMDLEGVEAKFNRLFVAADGEGTSDRKKETLARFTTSVRCPDCGGTRLAQAQRTATVGGHTLPGICALDLASLHALLPSLSDAEVAPIVDEAVERIGALVDMGLGYLTLDRETSTLSGGESQRIKMVRHLGSALVDVMYIFDEPTIGLHPRDVGRMNALMARLRDKGNTVLVVEHDTDVITAADHVVELGPRAGSDGGRIVYQGDVAGLRGSGTLTGEFLHRPITAKAQVRTPTGTLRVTGATANNLRGFDLDVPLGVLVAVTGVAGSGKSTLVREVLVPQHPETIVVDQSAVATSIRSTPATWTGVMDPIRKFYAARTGTKPALFSFNSAGACPTCKGLGVVYSDLSYLDGVRSTCTDCEGRRYTDEVLALTVDGLSISDALDLTAAKAVEFFDQRDVRKRLSAVVDVGLGYLTLGQPLSTLSGGECQRLKLAGRLHEEGPADRSGVYVLDEPTTGLHMSDCGHLLALLDRLVDGGSSVIVVEHNLDVVAHADHVIDLGPDGGDGGGSVVFTGTPAELVGATGSFTGEHLARHVAAHA; encoded by the coding sequence ATGAGCACTTCGGTACCGGCCAGCGCGTTCATCTCGGTCACCGGCGCGCGGGAGAACAACCTGCGCGACGTGTCGCTGACGATCCCGAAACGGGCGATCACGGCGTTCGTCGGGGTGTCCGGATCCGGGAAGTCGTCGCTGGTCTTCGACACGATCGCCGCCGAGGCCCAGCGCCAGCTCAACGAGACGTTCTCGGCGTTCGTGCGCGGGTTCCTGCCCAAGCTGGGCCAGCCCGACGCGGACCTGATCGAGGACCTCTCGACCGCGATCGTCGTCGACCAGAAGCGCCTCGGAGGGGGCTCGCGCTCCACGCTGGGCACGGTCTCGGACATCAACCCGCTGCTGCGGCTGCTGTTCTCCCGGCGCAGCGTCCCCTACGTCGGGCCCGGCTTCGACTTCTCGTTCAACCTGCCCGGCGGGATGTGCCCGGGGTGTGCCGGCATCGGCCGTCAGGTGCGCCTGGACCACGCGAAGATGTTCGACCGGGCGAAGTCACTCAACGAGGGCGCGATCCTGCACCGCGACTTCGCCGTCGACAGCTGGTACTGGCACGTCTACGCCCAGTCCGGGAAGTTCGACAACGACCTGCCCCTGGCCGAGTACACCGACGAGGAGTGGCAGCTGCTGCTCTGGGGCGCCGACGAGAAGGTCGCGCTCGCCACGACCGGCCGCAAGACGCTGAACATGGACCTCGAGGGCGTCGAGGCGAAGTTCAACCGGCTCTTCGTCGCCGCCGACGGCGAGGGCACCTCGGACCGCAAGAAGGAGACCCTGGCCCGGTTCACCACGTCGGTGCGCTGCCCGGACTGCGGCGGCACCCGGCTCGCGCAGGCCCAGCGCACGGCGACCGTCGGCGGGCACACGCTGCCCGGGATCTGCGCCCTCGACCTGGCGTCGCTGCACGCCCTGCTGCCCTCGCTCTCCGACGCCGAGGTGGCCCCGATCGTCGACGAGGCGGTGGAACGGATCGGGGCGCTGGTCGACATGGGCCTGGGCTACCTGACGCTGGACCGGGAGACCTCGACGCTGTCCGGCGGGGAGTCGCAGCGGATCAAGATGGTCCGCCACCTCGGGTCCGCGCTGGTCGACGTCATGTACATCTTCGACGAGCCGACGATCGGGCTGCACCCCCGCGACGTCGGCCGGATGAACGCGCTGATGGCGCGCCTGCGGGACAAGGGCAACACCGTCCTGGTCGTCGAGCACGACACCGACGTGATCACCGCCGCCGACCACGTCGTCGAGCTCGGCCCGCGCGCCGGCAGCGACGGCGGGCGGATCGTCTACCAGGGCGACGTCGCCGGGCTGCGCGGCTCCGGGACGCTGACCGGGGAGTTCCTGCACCGCCCGATCACGGCGAAGGCGCAGGTCCGCACGCCGACCGGGACGCTGCGGGTCACCGGGGCGACGGCGAACAACCTGCGGGGCTTCGACCTCGACGTCCCGCTCGGGGTGCTCGTCGCGGTCACCGGGGTGGCCGGGTCGGGGAAGTCGACGCTGGTGCGCGAGGTGCTCGTGCCGCAGCACCCGGAGACGATCGTCGTCGACCAGTCCGCGGTGGCGACCTCGATCCGCTCGACCCCGGCCACGTGGACCGGCGTGATGGACCCGATCCGCAAGTTCTACGCCGCCCGCACCGGGACCAAGCCCGCCCTCTTCAGCTTCAACTCGGCCGGCGCGTGCCCGACCTGCAAGGGGCTCGGCGTCGTCTACTCCGACCTGTCCTACCTCGACGGCGTGCGCTCCACCTGCACCGACTGCGAGGGCCGCCGCTACACCGACGAGGTGCTCGCGCTCACCGTCGACGGGCTGTCGATCTCGGACGCCCTGGACCTGACCGCGGCGAAGGCCGTGGAGTTCTTCGACCAGCGCGACGTGCGCAAGCGGCTCTCGGCCGTCGTCGACGTCGGGCTCGGGTACCTGACGCTCGGGCAGCCGCTCTCGACGCTGTCCGGCGGGGAGTGCCAGCGGCTCAAGCTGGCCGGGCGACTGCACGAGGAGGGCCCTGCTGATCGGTCCGGGGTCTACGTCCTCGACGAGCCCACCACCGGGCTGCACATGTCCGACTGCGGGCACCTGCTCGCGCTGCTCGACCGCCTCGTCGACGGCGGCAGCTCGGTGATCGTCGTCGAGCACAACCTCGACGTCGTCGCGCATGCCGACCACGTGATCGACCTCGGCCCGGACGGCGGTGACGGCGGTGGGTCCGTCGTGTTCACCGGGACGCCGGCGGAGCTGGTGGGCGCGACCGGCTCGTTCACCGGGGAGCACCTGGCCCGCCACGTCGCGGCGCACGCCTGA
- a CDS encoding DUF368 domain-containing protein, which translates to MLSVTSVSNVARGAAIGVVETVPGVSGGTMALIVGVYERLIAVAGHLVAAVRAAVSDLPRGRGGVRARTELGRVDVPLVAAVGAGMVLALAIASQILPDLIEGRPVGTRAVFFGMVAASVLVPALALGRLRAVHEPLVVVAAAGATWVLTGLPTPAGDGGPSLWLVGGAAALAVCALVLPGLSGSFLLLVLGLYEPTLRAVASGDVAYLAVFALGAALGLGSFVSLLQWLLERHHRTMMLVMAGVLLGALRALWPWQDADRAMAAPDPGAAAMLVPMLLGAVFVVAVTLWQHRRTGLDG; encoded by the coding sequence GTGCTGTCCGTTACGTCCGTTTCCAATGTCGCCCGGGGCGCCGCGATCGGTGTCGTCGAGACCGTCCCCGGGGTGAGCGGCGGGACGATGGCGCTGATCGTCGGCGTCTACGAGCGCCTGATCGCGGTGGCCGGGCACCTCGTGGCCGCGGTGCGGGCCGCGGTGTCGGACCTGCCCCGCGGGCGCGGGGGCGTCCGTGCACGGACCGAGCTGGGCCGGGTCGACGTCCCGCTCGTGGCCGCCGTCGGAGCCGGGATGGTGCTCGCGCTGGCGATCGCCTCGCAGATCCTGCCGGACCTGATCGAGGGCCGTCCGGTCGGGACGCGGGCGGTGTTCTTCGGCATGGTCGCGGCGTCGGTGCTGGTCCCCGCGCTGGCACTGGGCCGGTTGCGGGCGGTCCACGAACCGCTGGTGGTCGTCGCGGCGGCCGGGGCGACGTGGGTGCTGACCGGGCTGCCGACCCCGGCCGGTGACGGCGGGCCGTCGCTGTGGCTCGTCGGCGGGGCCGCGGCGCTGGCCGTCTGCGCCCTGGTGCTGCCGGGGCTGTCCGGGTCCTTCCTGCTACTGGTCCTCGGGCTCTACGAGCCGACCCTGCGCGCGGTGGCCTCCGGCGACGTCGCCTATCTCGCGGTCTTCGCCCTGGGCGCCGCGCTCGGGCTCGGGTCGTTCGTCTCGCTGCTGCAGTGGCTGCTCGAGCGCCACCACCGCACCATGATGCTGGTCATGGCCGGGGTGCTCCTCGGCGCGCTACGGGCGTTGTGGCCCTGGCAGGACGCCGACCGGGCGATGGCCGCGCCCGATCCCGGGGCCGCGGCGATGCTGGTCCCGATGCTGCTGGGGGCGGTGTTCGTCGTGGCGGTGACGCTGTGGCAGCACCGGCGTACCGGCCTCGACGGATAG
- a CDS encoding MFS transporter: MSSSPSSTATSGDLPPTAQPKRAALAAWVGSALEYYDFFIYGTAAALVFNKVFFPDSSPAAGTLLALATFGFGYIARPLGAVLFGHIGDRMGRKKVLVATLMMMGIATLAIGFLPTYDQVGVLAPILLVTCRLLQGLSAGGEQAGANSMTLEHSPQNRRAFFTSFTLSGTQGGQIIATAVFLPVALLPEDALLSWGWRVPFWASVLVLVAGVLIRRTLHETPVFENEVAAERTVDGAPAPAKKEQLPIAALFRGHWPNLLRVTLAATVASVSTLMTVFALSFAVNTVGLERSTMLWVVVSANVVALAAIPLFATLADRIGRRPVFIAGALGSAVMLAVYLWAVSTGELALVFAAGILLSGVVYSAANGVWPSFYGEMFPAKVRLTGMAVGTQIGFALGGFAPTIAAALAGDSASGWLPVAVFGAVICVVAAASAWTARETAHLTLTEIETVQDRERTPAHV; the protein is encoded by the coding sequence GTGAGTTCCAGTCCGTCGTCCACCGCCACGAGCGGGGACCTCCCGCCCACGGCCCAGCCGAAGCGGGCCGCGCTCGCGGCCTGGGTCGGCAGCGCGCTCGAGTACTACGACTTCTTCATCTACGGCACGGCCGCCGCGCTCGTGTTCAACAAGGTGTTCTTCCCCGACTCCAGCCCCGCCGCCGGCACGCTGCTGGCGCTCGCGACGTTCGGGTTCGGCTACATCGCCCGGCCGCTGGGCGCGGTCCTGTTCGGGCACATCGGCGACCGGATGGGCCGCAAGAAGGTCCTGGTCGCGACCCTGATGATGATGGGCATCGCCACGCTGGCGATCGGCTTCCTGCCGACCTACGACCAGGTCGGCGTGCTCGCACCGATCCTGCTGGTCACCTGCCGCCTGCTGCAGGGGCTCTCCGCGGGCGGGGAGCAGGCCGGCGCGAACTCGATGACGCTGGAGCACTCGCCGCAGAACCGCCGGGCGTTCTTCACCAGCTTCACGCTGTCGGGCACCCAGGGCGGCCAGATCATCGCCACCGCCGTGTTCCTGCCGGTCGCGCTGCTGCCCGAGGACGCGCTGCTGAGCTGGGGCTGGCGGGTTCCGTTCTGGGCGAGCGTGCTCGTCCTCGTCGCCGGCGTGCTGATCCGGCGCACGCTGCACGAGACCCCGGTCTTCGAGAACGAGGTCGCCGCCGAGCGGACCGTGGACGGTGCCCCGGCCCCGGCGAAGAAGGAGCAGCTTCCGATCGCGGCGCTGTTCCGCGGGCACTGGCCGAACCTGCTGCGGGTCACCCTCGCCGCGACCGTCGCCTCGGTCAGCACCCTGATGACGGTGTTCGCGCTCTCGTTCGCCGTGAACACCGTCGGCCTGGAGCGCTCGACCATGCTCTGGGTCGTGGTCTCGGCCAACGTCGTCGCCCTCGCCGCGATCCCGCTGTTCGCCACGCTGGCCGACCGGATCGGCCGCCGCCCGGTCTTCATCGCCGGCGCCCTGGGCAGCGCCGTCATGCTGGCCGTCTACCTGTGGGCGGTGTCCACCGGCGAGCTGGCCCTGGTCTTCGCCGCCGGCATCCTGCTCTCCGGCGTCGTCTACAGCGCCGCGAACGGCGTCTGGCCGTCCTTCTACGGGGAGATGTTCCCGGCCAAGGTCCGGCTCACCGGCATGGCCGTCGGCACCCAGATCGGGTTCGCGCTCGGCGGGTTCGCGCCGACGATCGCCGCCGCGCTCGCCGGGGACAGTGCCTCGGGCTGGCTGCCGGTCGCCGTGTTCGGCGCGGTGATCTGCGTGGTCGCGGCCGCCTCGGCCTGGACCGCCCGGGAGACCGCACACCTGACCCTGACCGAGATCGAGACCGTCCAGGACCGGGAGCGGACCCCCGCCCACGTCTGA
- a CDS encoding TetR/AcrR family transcriptional regulator produces the protein MAADPSDPVRQRDAERTRAEILDVATDEFADRGFAGARVDEIAARTRTTKRMLYYYFGSKQGLYVAVLERAYVGIRALEQTLEVDDLPPARAVRALAELTFDHHESHPAFIRLVGIENIHHAEHLRTSPILPGLANPALDVLGRILERGRDAGLFRDDVDALDVHMMISAFCVFRTANRHTFQAIFHRDLLDAGRRDHYRQMLGDMVVEYLTAHVGRA, from the coding sequence GTGGCCGCAGACCCGAGCGACCCCGTCCGCCAGCGCGACGCCGAGCGGACCCGCGCCGAGATCCTCGACGTGGCCACCGACGAGTTCGCCGACCGCGGCTTCGCCGGCGCCCGCGTGGACGAGATCGCCGCCCGGACCCGCACCACCAAGCGGATGCTCTACTACTACTTCGGCAGCAAGCAGGGCCTCTACGTCGCCGTCCTGGAGCGCGCCTACGTGGGCATCCGTGCGCTGGAGCAGACCCTGGAGGTCGACGACCTGCCGCCGGCCCGCGCCGTCCGCGCGCTGGCCGAGCTCACGTTCGACCACCACGAGTCACACCCGGCGTTCATCCGGCTGGTCGGCATCGAGAACATCCACCACGCCGAGCACCTGCGGACCTCCCCGATCCTGCCCGGGCTGGCCAACCCCGCCCTCGACGTCCTGGGCCGGATCCTGGAGCGCGGGCGCGACGCCGGGCTGTTCCGCGACGACGTCGACGCCCTGGACGTGCACATGATGATCAGCGCGTTCTGCGTGTTCCGGACGGCCAACCGGCACACCTTCCAGGCGATCTTCCACCGCGACCTGCTCGACGCCGGTCGTCGCGACCACTACCGGCAGATGCTCGGCGACATGGTGGTCGAGTACCTGACCGCGCACGTCGGCCGGGCCTGA
- a CDS encoding shikimate dehydrogenase — MDSTTAGIVRTGLIGSGIGPSLSPALHEREARALGLPLRYTRWDLDELGAAPSDVGELLGRARAQGYGGLNITHPCKQQVIPHLDALSDDAAAIGAVNTVVFDDRGATGHNTDWSGFRDGLLTGLPGAARDRVVLLGAGGAGAAAAHALLTLGTGHLDVVDVDAGRARHLADELAARFGATGAEARRTAGHGRDELAAVLDGADGVVHATPVGMAEHPGLPFPSSLLHPGLWVAEIVYRPLDTALLRAVRAAGCPTLDGGRMAVHQAAEAFRLFTGLTPDPARMLAHLAELVATEESPTAEMKETDRVA; from the coding sequence ATGGACAGCACGACGGCCGGGATCGTCCGCACCGGACTGATCGGCAGCGGGATCGGCCCGTCGCTGTCCCCCGCCCTGCACGAGCGGGAGGCCCGCGCGCTCGGGCTGCCGCTGCGCTACACCCGCTGGGACCTCGACGAGCTCGGCGCGGCGCCGTCCGACGTCGGTGAGCTGCTGGGACGCGCCCGCGCGCAGGGCTATGGCGGCCTCAACATCACCCACCCCTGCAAACAGCAGGTGATCCCCCACCTCGACGCCCTCTCCGACGACGCCGCCGCGATCGGCGCCGTCAACACCGTCGTGTTCGACGACCGCGGCGCGACCGGGCACAACACCGACTGGTCCGGCTTCCGCGACGGCCTGCTCACCGGACTGCCGGGTGCCGCGCGCGACCGGGTCGTGCTGCTCGGGGCGGGCGGGGCCGGTGCCGCCGCCGCGCACGCGCTGTTGACCCTGGGCACCGGGCACCTCGACGTCGTCGACGTCGACGCCGGCCGCGCCCGGCACCTGGCCGACGAGCTGGCCGCGCGCTTCGGCGCGACCGGTGCCGAGGCACGGCGCACCGCCGGGCACGGCCGTGACGAGCTCGCCGCCGTCCTCGACGGCGCCGACGGCGTCGTGCACGCGACGCCGGTCGGGATGGCCGAGCACCCCGGCCTGCCGTTCCCGTCGTCGCTGCTGCACCCGGGGCTGTGGGTCGCCGAGATCGTCTACCGGCCGCTGGACACGGCGCTGCTGCGCGCCGTGCGGGCCGCCGGCTGCCCGACGCTCGACGGCGGGCGGATGGCCGTGCACCAGGCGGCCGAGGCGTTCCGGCTGTTCACCGGCCTGACCCCGGACCCGGCCCGGATGCTGGCCCACCTCGCGGAGCTGGTCGCGACCGAGGAGAGCCCCACCGCCGAGATGAAGGAGACCGACCGTGTCGCCTGA